In one window of Brenneria goodwinii DNA:
- the fdhE gene encoding formate dehydrogenase accessory protein FdhE, which yields MSIRIVPQEQLEKNEQSASVGHIPPLLFANLKSLYSSRAERLRQLAQDHPLGDYLTFAATVVEAQQKVLHDHPLQMDLSEVLKQAGNRPPLDIAVFPRDTHWHTLLRALIEELKPEADGQVLATLENLEKSSAQELETMATALFNHEFSAEINDKAPFIWAALSLFWAQMASQIPGKARAEPGEHRQFCPVCGSMPVSGVVQLGASSGLRYLHCNLCESEWHMVRVKCSNCEESGDLNYWSLDSENAAIKAESCGNCGTYLKILYQEKDHRVEAVADDLASLVLDVKMEEEGFSRSSINPFLFPESAA from the coding sequence ATGAGTATCCGTATTGTTCCTCAGGAACAGTTAGAAAAGAATGAACAATCGGCATCGGTGGGGCATATCCCACCGTTGCTTTTTGCTAACTTAAAAAGTTTGTACAGCAGCCGCGCCGAGCGTCTGCGTCAGTTGGCGCAGGATCATCCGTTGGGTGACTACCTGACGTTTGCCGCTACCGTGGTGGAAGCGCAGCAGAAAGTGCTGCACGATCATCCGTTGCAGATGGACCTGTCCGAGGTATTAAAGCAGGCGGGCAATCGTCCTCCGCTGGATATTGCGGTATTTCCCCGGGATACCCACTGGCACACCTTGCTGCGCGCACTGATCGAAGAACTTAAACCGGAAGCGGACGGGCAGGTGTTGGCGACGCTGGAAAATCTGGAAAAGTCGTCGGCGCAAGAGCTGGAAACCATGGCGACCGCGCTGTTTAACCATGAGTTCAGCGCCGAAATTAACGATAAGGCTCCGTTTATCTGGGCCGCGCTGTCGTTATTCTGGGCGCAGATGGCCAGCCAGATCCCCGGTAAGGCGCGGGCGGAACCCGGCGAACACCGCCAGTTTTGCCCGGTGTGCGGCAGTATGCCGGTCTCCGGCGTAGTCCAGCTCGGCGCCAGCAGCGGGCTGCGCTACCTGCACTGCAACCTGTGTGAAAGCGAGTGGCATATGGTGCGGGTGAAATGCAGCAACTGTGAGGAATCGGGCGATCTAAACTACTGGTCGCTGGACAGCGAAAATGCGGCCATTAAAGCGGAAAGCTGCGGCAACTGCGGCACCTATTTGAAAATCCTGTACCAGGAAAAAGATCACCGGGTTGAGGCGGTAGCCGACGATCTGGCGTCGCTGGTGCTGGACGTGAAAATGGAGGAAGAGGGCTTTTCCCGCAGCAGCATCAACCCGTTCCTGTTCCCGGAAAGCGCGGCCTGA
- the fdxH gene encoding formate dehydrogenase subunit beta gives MAMQSQDVIRRSATNSLTPPPQARDHQQEVAKLIDVTTCIGCKACQVACSEWNDIRDEVGHNVGVYDNPTDLTAKSWTVMRFSEVEEQGKLEWLIRKDGCMHCADPGCLKACPSEGAIIQYANGIVDFQSEHCIGCGYCIAGCPFDVPRMNKQDNRVYKCTLCVDRVVVGQEPACVKTCPTGAIHFGTKEAMKDLAAERVTELNGRGYDNAGLYDPAGVGGTHVMYVLHHADKPQLYHGLPDNPTISPTVAFWKGIWKPLAAIGFAATFAASVFHYVGVGPNRVEEDDEEEADKAHHEDKQHEKE, from the coding sequence ATGGCCATGCAATCACAAGATGTTATCCGTCGTTCCGCCACCAACTCGCTGACGCCGCCGCCGCAGGCCCGCGATCACCAGCAGGAAGTCGCCAAGCTGATCGACGTTACCACCTGTATCGGCTGTAAAGCCTGTCAGGTCGCCTGTTCGGAGTGGAACGATATTCGCGATGAGGTGGGGCATAACGTCGGCGTGTACGATAACCCGACGGATTTAACCGCCAAATCCTGGACGGTCATGCGTTTTTCCGAAGTGGAAGAGCAGGGCAAACTGGAGTGGCTGATCCGCAAGGACGGCTGTATGCACTGCGCCGATCCGGGCTGTCTGAAAGCCTGCCCGTCGGAGGGCGCCATCATTCAGTACGCCAACGGCATCGTCGATTTTCAGTCCGAACACTGTATTGGCTGCGGCTACTGCATTGCGGGCTGCCCGTTTGACGTGCCGCGCATGAATAAACAGGACAATCGCGTCTACAAATGCACGCTGTGCGTGGACCGCGTCGTGGTAGGACAGGAGCCGGCCTGCGTTAAAACCTGTCCGACCGGGGCGATTCATTTCGGCACCAAAGAGGCGATGAAAGATCTGGCGGCGGAGCGCGTTACCGAGCTTAACGGCCGTGGCTATGATAACGCCGGGTTGTACGATCCGGCGGGCGTCGGCGGCACGCACGTCATGTATGTCTTACATCATGCGGATAAGCCCCAGCTTTATCACGGTCTGCCGGATAACCCCACCATCAGTCCGACGGTGGCTTTCTGGAAAGGCATCTGGAAACCGCTGGCGGCCATCGGTTTTGCCGCGACATTCGCCGCCAGCGTATTCCACTATGTCGGCGTAGGCCCGAATCGTGTCGAAGAAGACGACGAAGAGGAGGCGGATAAAGCGCATCATGAGGATAAGCAACATGAAAAAGAGTAA
- a CDS encoding TetR/AcrR family transcriptional regulator, with product MQQTITKSARINARRDQIISAARFCFRRSGFHGAGMAQIASHARLSVGQIYRYFANKDAVIEEIVSQIVNNRLQLIKLTTDHPVKMAKILAERRLVGDEKTREDDHALMLEVTAEATRNPRVAALLQEADNKLFQQAATMLQQQYPLLSAPQVAALVELMAVLNEGTAFRSLTSQKASPDVLNQLYQHIFHHIFSETTTHE from the coding sequence GTGCAGCAAACCATCACTAAATCGGCACGAATAAACGCACGGCGCGACCAGATCATTTCGGCGGCGCGCTTTTGTTTTCGCCGTTCAGGATTTCATGGCGCCGGTATGGCGCAAATCGCGTCGCACGCCCGGCTCAGCGTAGGGCAGATATACCGTTATTTCGCCAATAAAGATGCCGTTATTGAAGAAATTGTCAGCCAAATCGTCAACAACCGACTACAACTTATCAAATTAACTACCGATCATCCGGTGAAAATGGCGAAAATACTGGCGGAACGCAGATTGGTGGGTGATGAAAAAACCCGCGAAGACGATCATGCGCTGATGCTGGAAGTCACGGCCGAAGCAACCCGAAATCCTCGCGTCGCGGCGCTCCTACAGGAAGCCGACAACAAGCTCTTCCAGCAGGCCGCCACAATGTTACAGCAACAATATCCCCTGTTAAGCGCGCCGCAAGTCGCCGCTCTCGTTGAGCTGATGGCGGTTTTGAATGAAGGCACGGCGTTTCGCTCGCTGACCAGTCAGAAAGCCTCGCCTGATGTGCTAAACCAGCTTTATCAGCATATTTTCCATCACATATTTTCTGAAACCACAACCCATGAATAA
- a CDS encoding efflux RND transporter periplasmic adaptor subunit, producing MQGKRFIFLLVFLLSGCERASEPAQVKPVVEVTVQTLQPQSVTLDSELNGRTTAAMVSDVRPQVDGIIQKRLFTEGSDVKAGQVLYQIDPTSYQAAYDEAAAALKNAQASVRAAKLKAERYARLVKVEGVSQQDADDAQTSYEEYLATVAEKQAALKTAQINLAYTQIKAPISGRIGISSVTPGALVTASQTTALATIRQLDPMYVDLTQSSRELLELRRLQKSAQSTVSLTLENGETYASPGKLQLSEVSVDESTGSVTLRAVFPNAEHILLPGMYVRAAVENGTDPAAILAPQQGITRDARGNATALVVNDQQQVEQRQVVTARAIGNRWLVSSGLNAGDRLIIEGTNKVSVGDTVKAMETTAATAGANSQQATDNAEVAE from the coding sequence ATGCAAGGTAAACGCTTTATTTTCTTATTGGTCTTCTTACTGTCTGGTTGTGAGCGGGCATCGGAACCCGCTCAGGTAAAACCTGTCGTTGAGGTCACGGTACAAACGCTGCAGCCGCAGTCCGTGACGCTTGACAGCGAACTGAACGGCAGAACAACCGCCGCCATGGTGTCCGATGTCCGGCCGCAGGTGGACGGCATTATTCAGAAACGCTTGTTTACCGAAGGCAGCGACGTAAAAGCCGGTCAGGTCTTGTACCAGATCGATCCGACCAGTTATCAGGCCGCCTACGATGAGGCCGCCGCGGCGTTGAAAAACGCGCAGGCCAGCGTACGGGCGGCGAAACTGAAAGCCGAACGCTATGCCCGTCTGGTGAAAGTCGAGGGGGTGTCACAGCAGGATGCGGACGATGCGCAAACCAGCTATGAAGAGTATCTGGCGACGGTAGCGGAAAAACAGGCTGCGCTGAAGACTGCGCAAATCAATCTGGCCTATACGCAGATCAAAGCGCCGATCTCCGGTCGTATCGGCATCTCTTCCGTTACGCCGGGGGCGCTGGTAACCGCCAGCCAAACCACCGCGTTGGCGACGATCCGCCAGCTCGATCCGATGTATGTCGATCTTACCCAGTCCAGCCGCGAGCTTCTTGAGCTACGGCGTTTGCAGAAAAGCGCGCAGTCAACGGTGTCGTTGACGCTGGAAAACGGTGAAACCTACGCCTCGCCAGGCAAGTTGCAACTGTCCGAAGTCTCCGTGGATGAGTCGACCGGTTCGGTGACTTTACGCGCCGTCTTTCCTAATGCCGAACATATCTTGCTGCCTGGCATGTATGTCCGGGCCGCGGTGGAGAACGGCACCGACCCGGCGGCGATTCTGGCGCCGCAGCAGGGCATTACCCGCGATGCGCGCGGCAATGCCACCGCGCTGGTGGTTAACGACCAGCAACAGGTGGAGCAGCGTCAGGTGGTGACCGCGCGGGCGATCGGCAACCGTTGGCTGGTTTCCTCAGGGTTAAATGCGGGCGATCGGCTGATTATCGAGGGCACGAATAAAGTGAGCGTCGGCGATACGGTAAAAGCAATGGAAACGACCGCTGCCACGGCCGGGGCGAATAGCCAACAGGCAACGGATAACGCAGAGGTGGCAGAGTAA
- the fdoI gene encoding formate dehydrogenase cytochrome b556 subunit: MKKSNRIQRYSAPERINHWIVAFCFVFAAISGLGFFFPSLNWMMNILGTPQLARILHPFVGVVMFVAFLLMFFRYWKHNLINRDDIEWAKNIHKIARNEEVGDTGRYNFGQKCVFWLAIISLVLLLASGVVMWRPYFADAFPIPVIRLALLVHSLAAIGLILVIMVHVYAALWVKGTITAMVEGWVSTAWAKKHHPRWYRELQRKQQEKQP; this comes from the coding sequence ATGAAAAAGAGTAATCGGATTCAGCGCTATAGCGCGCCGGAGCGCATTAATCACTGGATTGTGGCTTTCTGTTTCGTATTTGCCGCCATCAGTGGATTAGGCTTTTTCTTTCCATCGCTCAACTGGATGATGAATATTCTGGGAACGCCGCAGCTGGCGCGGATCCTGCATCCGTTTGTCGGCGTAGTGATGTTTGTGGCCTTTTTGCTGATGTTTTTCCGCTACTGGAAACACAATCTGATTAACCGCGATGATATCGAATGGGCTAAAAATATTCATAAAATCGCCAGAAATGAGGAAGTCGGCGACACAGGCAGGTATAATTTCGGTCAGAAGTGCGTATTCTGGTTAGCGATTATCAGCCTCGTATTATTACTGGCGAGCGGAGTGGTTATGTGGCGGCCTTATTTTGCCGATGCCTTCCCCATTCCCGTTATCCGCCTGGCTTTATTGGTTCATTCGCTGGCGGCGATTGGGCTTATCCTCGTTATCATGGTGCATGTCTATGCGGCATTGTGGGTGAAAGGAACGATTACCGCCATGGTGGAAGGTTGGGTGTCAACCGCCTGGGCGAAGAAACATCATCCGCGCTGGTATCGTGAGCTACAACGTAAACAACAGGAAAAACAACCCTGA
- a CDS encoding multidrug effflux MFS transporter, with protein MNNAMQPSRLGYALILGLLATLGPLCTDLYLPALPELATELSTTTAAAQLSLTAGLLGLGIGQLIFGPLSDKLGRRWPLLFSLFILLAASVWCALAQDINHLVAARILQGLAGAGGAVLSRAIARDLYSGHDLTRFFALLMLINGLAPIVAPVMGGAMLTLMDWRGIFIALAVIAVLLLLLSALRLPETLPPQRRAAGGVGTLILSVGGLLKQRQFMGLCLAQGFAGAGMFAYIGASPFVLQEIYHLSPQAFSMCFAINGVGLIFSAQIAAWLSGHVGEMPMLKAGLLIAGISALLLLLAAGLQASLIWLLIPLFFTIIIIGIVGPSASALAMQSQGDNAGSASALLGVSMFTLGAVSVPLTGLFGTSALSMALVIAICYALAIGSFVLLVSRTK; from the coding sequence ATGAATAACGCTATGCAACCATCTCGTTTAGGTTATGCACTGATACTGGGACTCCTAGCCACGCTGGGTCCCCTGTGTACCGATCTCTATCTCCCCGCGCTGCCGGAATTGGCCACGGAATTATCAACCACCACCGCCGCGGCGCAGTTAAGCCTGACCGCCGGTCTGCTAGGGCTGGGCATTGGCCAACTGATTTTTGGTCCGCTGAGCGACAAGCTGGGGCGCCGCTGGCCGTTGTTGTTTTCCCTGTTTATCTTACTGGCGGCTTCGGTTTGGTGCGCGTTGGCGCAAGACATCAACCATCTGGTCGCGGCGCGGATTCTTCAAGGTCTGGCCGGCGCCGGCGGCGCCGTACTATCCCGGGCGATCGCACGCGATCTCTATTCCGGCCACGATCTCACCCGCTTTTTCGCTTTACTGATGTTGATCAACGGCCTGGCGCCGATCGTCGCTCCCGTGATGGGCGGCGCGATGCTGACCCTCATGGATTGGCGGGGTATCTTCATTGCGTTGGCGGTAATCGCCGTTCTGTTACTGCTGCTTTCCGCCCTGCGCCTGCCCGAAACCCTCCCGCCGCAACGACGGGCGGCCGGCGGCGTGGGAACGCTGATTTTATCGGTAGGCGGCCTGCTGAAGCAGCGCCAGTTTATGGGACTTTGTCTGGCCCAGGGCTTCGCGGGCGCCGGCATGTTTGCCTATATCGGCGCATCCCCGTTCGTTTTGCAGGAAATCTATCACCTTAGCCCGCAAGCGTTCAGCATGTGCTTTGCCATCAACGGCGTGGGACTGATCTTTTCCGCGCAGATCGCCGCCTGGCTGAGCGGTCATGTGGGGGAAATGCCGATGCTTAAGGCCGGGCTGCTTATCGCCGGCATATCGGCGCTGCTATTACTGCTGGCGGCCGGCTTGCAGGCGTCGCTGATATGGCTGCTGATCCCGCTGTTCTTTACCATCATTATTATCGGTATCGTCGGCCCCAGCGCCTCGGCGTTGGCCATGCAGAGTCAGGGAGATAATGCGGGCAGCGCCTCGGCATTACTCGGCGTCAGCATGTTTACCCTGGGCGCCGTCAGCGTGCCGCTAACCGGTCTGTTCGGTACTTCCGCACTGTCCATGGCGCTGGTGATCGCCATCTGTTATGCGTTGGCCATCGGTTCGTTTGTGCTGCTGGTGAGCCGGACGAAGTAA
- the fdnG gene encoding formate dehydrogenase-N subunit alpha — translation MQVSRRQFFRICAGGMAGTTVTALGFSPTAALAETRQYKLLRAKETRNNCTYCSVGCGILMYSLGDGAKNAKPSIFHIEGDPDHPVSRGSLCPKGAGLIDYIHSDQRLKYPEYRAPGSDKWQRISWSEAFDRIARLMKTDRDANFVEKNSAGVTVNRWLTTGMLCSSAASNETGMLDQRFTRALGMLGIDTQARLCHAPSVSALAPTFGRGAMTNNWVDIKNANVVIVMGGNPAEAHPVGFKWVIEAKIKNGAKLIVVDPRFNRTASVADLYAPIRAGSDIAFLLGVIQYLLSNNKVQMEYVMSYTNASLLVREDYTFEDGIFSGYDPQGRKYERASWQYDLDENGFAKRDVTLSHPRCVWNQLKQHVSRYTPDVVASICGTPKEDFLTICDILASTCVPDRTATFLYALGWTQHTTGSQMIRAAGMIQLLLGNIGMVGGGVNALRGHSNIQGYTDLGLLSLRLPGYMDLPSEKQTTLQDYLSQITPKALLPDQVNYWKNTPKFFISMMKSFYGDKAQKENDWGFDWLPKWDQSYDALHYTQMMIEGKVNGYIAQGFNPIAAFADSNKARDALKKLKFLVIIDPLATETSNFWQNHGELNEVDSASIQTEVFRLPSSCFAEENGSIVNSGRWLQWHFKGAEPPAEALHDGIILAGIFLRLREMYAKEGGANPEPVLNMAWNYLNPEDPSPEEVAREGNGYALADIYDDQGALVLKKGQLLSDFSQLRDDGTTASFCWVYTGCWTEQGNQMARRDNADPSGLGSTLGWAWAWPQNRRILYNRASADEQGNPWDPKREILRWDGQRWQGIDVPDYGNAAPGSGVGPFILQAEGMGRLFAIDKLTDGPFPEHYEPVESPLAKSPLHENTRFNPAARLYDADRQRMGAASEFPYVATTYSITELFRHWTKHARLNAIAQPEQFVEIGESLAEQKGIRAGDMVKLSSKRGYIKAKAVVTKRIRTLTIEGQPVETIGVPCHWGFEGTTQKGFLANILTPHVGDANTQTPEYKAFLVNVEKA, via the coding sequence ATGCAGGTCAGCAGACGACAATTTTTTAGAATTTGCGCGGGGGGGATGGCCGGCACCACGGTCACCGCCCTGGGTTTTTCCCCGACGGCCGCGCTGGCGGAAACCCGACAATATAAGCTATTGCGAGCGAAAGAAACGCGTAATAACTGCACCTACTGTTCCGTCGGGTGCGGAATTTTAATGTATAGCCTGGGCGACGGCGCCAAAAACGCCAAGCCGTCGATATTCCATATCGAAGGGGATCCGGACCATCCGGTAAGCCGCGGCTCGCTGTGTCCGAAAGGCGCCGGATTGATTGATTATATCCATAGCGATCAGCGCCTTAAATATCCTGAATATCGGGCGCCGGGTTCGGATAAATGGCAACGTATCAGTTGGTCGGAAGCGTTCGATCGCATTGCGCGCTTAATGAAGACCGACCGGGACGCCAATTTCGTTGAAAAGAACAGCGCGGGCGTAACGGTTAACCGCTGGCTGACGACAGGGATGCTCTGTTCGTCGGCGGCCAGTAATGAAACCGGGATGTTGGATCAGCGTTTTACCCGTGCGTTGGGTATGCTGGGAATCGATACCCAGGCGCGGTTGTGCCATGCCCCCAGCGTATCGGCGCTGGCGCCGACATTTGGCCGCGGGGCGATGACCAATAACTGGGTCGATATTAAAAACGCCAATGTGGTGATCGTTATGGGGGGAAACCCTGCTGAGGCGCACCCCGTCGGTTTTAAATGGGTGATTGAAGCCAAAATCAAAAATGGCGCCAAGCTGATCGTGGTCGATCCGCGTTTCAATCGTACCGCGTCGGTTGCCGATCTTTACGCGCCTATCCGGGCGGGATCGGATATCGCATTTCTGCTGGGAGTGATCCAGTATCTGCTCAGCAACAACAAAGTGCAGATGGAATATGTCATGTCCTATACCAATGCCAGCCTATTGGTACGGGAGGACTACACCTTTGAGGACGGTATTTTCAGCGGCTATGATCCCCAGGGGCGTAAATATGAGCGCGCCTCGTGGCAGTATGATCTGGACGAAAATGGTTTCGCCAAACGCGACGTCACGCTGAGCCACCCCAGGTGCGTCTGGAATCAGCTGAAGCAGCACGTCAGCCGCTATACGCCGGATGTGGTCGCCAGCATCTGCGGCACGCCGAAGGAAGACTTTCTGACCATCTGCGACATTCTGGCATCGACCTGCGTGCCGGACAGAACCGCCACGTTCCTGTATGCGCTCGGTTGGACGCAACATACCACCGGCTCCCAGATGATCCGCGCCGCGGGGATGATTCAGCTTCTGCTGGGCAATATCGGCATGGTGGGCGGCGGCGTCAACGCCCTGCGCGGGCACTCCAATATTCAGGGCTATACCGATCTCGGGCTGCTCTCTTTACGGTTGCCGGGCTATATGGATTTACCGTCGGAAAAACAGACCACGCTGCAAGACTATTTAAGCCAGATTACGCCGAAAGCCCTGCTTCCCGATCAGGTGAACTACTGGAAGAACACGCCCAAATTCTTTATCAGCATGATGAAGAGCTTTTACGGCGATAAGGCGCAGAAAGAAAACGACTGGGGATTCGACTGGCTGCCCAAATGGGATCAAAGCTATGACGCGCTGCACTACACGCAGATGATGATTGAAGGCAAGGTTAACGGTTATATCGCCCAGGGTTTTAACCCGATAGCCGCATTTGCCGATTCCAATAAAGCCCGTGATGCGCTGAAAAAACTGAAGTTTTTGGTCATCATCGATCCGCTGGCGACGGAAACCTCCAATTTCTGGCAAAACCACGGTGAACTTAACGAAGTGGACAGCGCCAGTATTCAAACGGAAGTCTTCCGTCTGCCGTCCAGCTGTTTTGCCGAAGAAAATGGCTCGATTGTCAACTCCGGCCGCTGGCTGCAATGGCACTTTAAAGGCGCGGAGCCACCGGCGGAAGCCCTGCACGACGGTATCATTCTGGCCGGGATTTTCCTGCGCCTGCGGGAAATGTACGCCAAAGAAGGGGGCGCCAACCCAGAACCGGTGCTCAATATGGCGTGGAATTACCTTAATCCTGAAGATCCGTCGCCTGAAGAAGTGGCGAGAGAAGGCAATGGCTACGCGCTGGCGGATATTTACGACGACCAGGGCGCGCTGGTGCTGAAGAAAGGGCAACTGCTGTCCGACTTTTCGCAATTGCGTGATGACGGCACCACCGCCAGCTTCTGCTGGGTGTATACCGGCTGCTGGACCGAGCAGGGCAACCAGATGGCGCGGCGCGACAACGCCGATCCGTCCGGTTTGGGCAGTACCCTGGGATGGGCCTGGGCCTGGCCGCAAAACCGCCGCATTCTTTACAACCGCGCCTCTGCCGATGAGCAGGGCAACCCCTGGGATCCCAAACGGGAAATTCTCCGCTGGGACGGACAGCGCTGGCAGGGTATCGATGTTCCCGATTACGGCAATGCCGCGCCGGGCAGCGGCGTCGGGCCTTTCATTTTGCAGGCGGAAGGTATGGGGCGTCTGTTCGCTATCGATAAGTTGACCGACGGCCCGTTCCCGGAACACTACGAACCCGTCGAATCGCCGCTGGCGAAAAGTCCGCTGCATGAAAATACGCGCTTTAATCCGGCCGCCCGCCTGTATGACGCCGATCGGCAACGCATGGGCGCGGCGTCTGAGTTTCCCTACGTGGCGACCACCTATTCGATTACCGAACTGTTTCGCCACTGGACGAAACATGCGCGGCTGAATGCGATTGCGCAGCCGGAGCAGTTTGTCGAAATCGGCGAGTCGCTGGCCGAGCAGAAAGGCATCCGCGCCGGCGACATGGTAAAGCTCAGCAGCAAACGCGGCTATATCAAGGCCAAAGCCGTCGTCACCAAACGTATCCGCACGCTGACGATCGAAGGCCAGCCGGTGGAAACCATCGGCGTACCCTGTCATTGGGGGTTTGAAGGCACCACGCAGAAAGGATTTCTGGCTAACATCCTGACGCCCCATGTCGGTGATGCCAATACCCAAACGCCGGAATACAAGGCGTTCCTGGTGAATGTAGAAAAGGCGTAG